The DNA segment aaacaaatctagTTGAGACTTTGAACAAAATCTCTTCTAATCAGAATCATATCGACAAACTTTACAACGAATTGGAAAAATACATTACGGATTTTGAACATAACATTACAACCAACGTGAAATTTACAAACAACATTCTTTCTCCGAAATTCAATTCCGTGGCACAATCAATGGAAGCCATACACAATTTTGCGATTGCACCAGATTTTTTGGAATCACTACTCAAACATGCTGAGGTGAGTTTCTGTATAAAATCCAACAAACACTCATCTTGTTGCACACAGCCAGGAAATCGGAGATTTTTCTGCAAAAACCACCAATCTTCGCAACAGgtgttaaataatttcttaagTGAAGTCATTTTGACGAGCACGAAAGGTCACATCTTGGTGCAAGCAGCGTACATTATGAAGCGATTGTATAGTGAAGGTAAAGCATGTTCAAGTCGAGAAGTACACGAGTGGTCCAATGATTTACACGATAACCAATTAGGCTTGACACCACGTGATGTGTACTTCTCTTTTTGAGCGTCCTCCACGTTATTGTCTTTTCGTTCAGCTCTATCACTTGCAAGGTAACATTGTGAAAGAAGCAGAAGCAGCAACGGGAATGTTTAAAAGAAGAACTAACAACATGATTACTACCATTAAGTCATTTATGGCGAAGGCGTCTAGAGAAATGTGGAGATGTACTCCTGATCGACATATTCCAGGTACTGTCTACAgaagaattaaatttaatgtgttGTTCTATTTCTGCAAGACTTTCATGAATTTGTCTCTTACAGGTGACACGTACACTgaaatcaccaatttttttcatggcTATATTGAAAATTCGGAAACGCAGAGATGTTACAGTGATAGCGATCAAAAAGTATCATTTTGCTGTAAAACGTGGTCCACCGAACCGATATGTTCAAAACTCATGAAGTGTGAACTTATCCATAATGAGATGGACGTCTGTTTGTCAGTGAGAACTTCATCCAGAAATAGGTAGTCATTTCCAATATCACTAAGATATTTCTAGAGCATCGTTAAAAATCGAAGAAGATATGAATATgtagaattcaaaaatggaCCAGTTTTTGGAAGGAACAATGATAATTGCACGCATCGCAAAACTCATTTAGAGAGTTTCCCTATATGTCCTTACCACTTCTGCGTATGTGTAGAAGACCCGAGATTTTTCTCTGACAGATACATAAACTTGCTCATGTACAAAACAGATATGAGCGACAACAGGTACGCTTCGACTACAGTACTATGtacacatttcattaaaaatatagAGTTGTGACAGGTGTGCGATTCGTTAAACACAATCGAATTATTCACTTGCAAGTGCAAGAGGGTCAACTTCTTCCAAAGGGACAAATCGATCCGGACACGATCCGATGGATACCTCCGGAAAATTATTCAATATCGGATGCTGGTCTTACCGTAAATACTTACTTCCAGGTTTCATTGGAAAACAGGAGCTTAGACCTGCGTGACGTGATGGCGGATGAAGGGTTTGTGATAACAGGTAAAATCAATCAAATATCAAAGATGTTAATAACGGCAAATTATTAAGGGGTGGGATTTAGAAATGAGGGACGTCTAAAACTGGAAATTCAAACGACGCCCTTTAATTTCACCACAGGAGAGTTGACAAATCCGGAAAATTTGAGCGTGACCAAAATGATTCAACGGACGCATCTGGAAATAAAGTAAAAGTGATTCTAGATACAAACAGAATCTAAATTATCTTTTCAGATTTCGTAATTTCGGTAGAGAACTCAAACTCGACAAGCCCGACATTCCTACACGTTGCGCAACGTCTGCGGAATATCGCACAAGCAACACATTCATTAAATTCACTCATACTGGTAACGAAAATGACGCAGCCCAGACCACGGTACCATTTTTCGATACTCAACCTGTGGTACCCGCAGTGCCCCTTCCTTTGTCGGCCATTGGAATTTATCACAAAGGAGGAAGAGGTTGTGGAGGTTTCGTAGCGCCCCGAATTTTCACTTCAGATTTTACCAAATATTTAAAAGCTCCGTTTCCTCTTGGAGGGTAATATTCACTACGAAATTTTATGTACTCGTAACATACAGAatgaataaaacaattttgttaaaCCACCACTTGCATCAAATCCCGCAACCCATAATAAAGCTTATCCACAAAGTAGAGTTgtgtaaaaattcttttttcgtAATGTTGATTGCAGCATAGGGCACGACAtgacaggtgtccccaaaaaaaaaacaagttcaTAACTCCCTCATTTATcgaaggattttaattatctatacaccaaattaaatggttgtgaataggctacaaaaggacctactaaattcacgtatagccctAAAGTtaaactgtaaaaaaaaaattcaaatgggaacacatactttttttagtaattctgaaagagatttttattctgaaaacaacaatgtacaACATGACAAcatgaaaaatgtgtcaagaggctatatcgcgcgttcaaatgaaattctgggctggggaggcgttggacaccgtcaattgttgtgtttttttaaagcgtagattaattggagcatgttgacagctaacctaaaatttaaagccaaaaaaatctttcttttttttctttctttgcaatgttaacttaacgattcctattctcgaagcaaatatctaagggcaccctttgctgaaaacaaacatgttcagtTATGTcctgattaaacataaacaaatgtcattcgtgtcaaacggcgggaaattcaaacttcacACTAaaaggtttaatttttccgacgcccaggatttcatttgaacgcgcgatatattaagtaaaagataattttaaaaataaatgcacgATAACAGCTTTGAATCTAATAACGAAGTGGAGGAGTGTTGTTCTCGGAATCACATTGTTgtactttaaattaaattaaaaagaaattaaatgaaaaggCAATGAAAGTCTAAGTTTTTCTAGGTacgaattaataataataatcggaGTTACTCGTATAAATTGTGTTTTGCAATTTTGCATCGATTACTGGTTCAGAATTTCGTAATCCTGACCGGACTTACCCAGTCACAAACATTTTAGTGCAAAATCTGACAGTAGTTATTCATAATAATTGCCAAACTGTTTGTTTTGCGAAAATATCGCTTAATCCGGTGTGACATcttattgataataataatcgaaCAGATCGATAATATAGTTTTCAAGTCAACAATCTGGTTCAGTTGAGAAATGCTATCTAATCAAAATGCGTCTTTACTTTCTTTTGGTGATTTCCACAGTGACACCACTACTAGTGACGCCTCTCTCCATACTAGAAGTTCTTGATAAAACTTCATCTGTTCTAAAGTTGCTAGAGTCAGCGTGGGAATTTGTTAACAATGATTTAGGCATCGTTGAAATATCAGATAggaagagagagagaatgatcTTTTCAAAAATCGACAACATAAACATGCAACTTGTCGACATGAATGCGAAAATTAACGGACAAGGTATGACTTCTCGAAATCTGTTTGTAACCATTCAAACTGTCACAAATTTTCAAGACGACGGTATTAACATGCTCTTGAGGAAGAAAACCTATATCCCCGAAGAGCTTGAAGTGCAATTGGAACTGAACGATTTACgtataaaacatttatttatcgaAAACTATTACCAACGAATGGAAAAATATGTTATTGACCTCGAAGACTACAAAAATTCAACTCTGATTGATTTCATCGATGGCGTCGTATCGAACTACCCTAATTCTGCGATCAGTTTGGTCGAAGCAGTGAACAGACAAGTGACAGAATCCAAATTTCTTAGGATGTTGTTGACACAGTTCAATGTGAGTTGCTCCTGAGGTCTCTTGCAGAAATTGAACGAAATTTTTGGTTTGACGCAGCTGACAAATTCGGATTATCCCTGTAAAGAGCGCCGCTCTGCCCAGCAAGCTTTCTATAATTTCTTTGGCGAAATTCTTTTGATAAACACCAAAAGTCATGTGTTAATCGAAGTAGCTTACATAATCAAACATTTATACGGTCAAGGTATACCCCAATATGAAGTGGTTCCatgtaaaaatatacaagttctttctttcaataataatttgaagtGAGAACCTAGTATTAATTGCTTCTGAtgttttttaaccaaaaaatgtttaccagaaatatcgggtgttcatttaaatttcccgtcaaagttggcgttgaagagacgattgtgaatgcacaaCGGATTATCCGCTGtttactttttgcgttgtttgtgtttttagtgTCCAGACTGAcgaatggtgcgttcacaatcgactctttcaCAGCAACTTTGACGGgatatttaaatgaacgcccgatatattaataaacaaagaaaGAATCGAAATTTTctgacttttgaaataaaaacgtaGCTGCGAACTTGATGAGTTTTACATGGAattctttcaaatttaaacaactTGAGTATATTGATGTTTTAAAGGCAACTTCACAAAACGAATATCAGACGACAACAAACAATTTAGGGCAAACATGAATAACATCATCACTACCACAAGACCATACATGATGCAGGCTTCGTTAGAGCTGTGGAGATGCGATCCGAAGGAACATATTCCAGGTAATAGTATATTGGGATATAAGGTTAGTAAGTGCATTATAACAGAATCGAGaaagagtttgaaaaatcgagacgaagtcgagttgttttctaggttaacaacaacacatcgttgacgtttcattGACATTTccgcgaaaaatctgcttaccagtggcgtcgcgtttggcaataaagctggtaaattacccattcttacgaatgtaaaatgttgcttttgtttatttataaatgttcttcaaaatacacaaTTCTAATTATGGTTAATTATAGAGTAgagtttgagaccacaaaaattttttggttaaaaaaattataacgcAATGTAAGTTGCTTGTTCCATTAGAGAAATCTAATTTGCAGATGAAACTTACATCGAATTCACCAATTTCCTTCACGGTTATATCCTCAACAAAGCAAATCTAGATGGTAGAGGGCAATGTCATGAAGAGTGCAACATCTTTTCATACATCAGGAACACCGAAGTCAACGTAAAATGTAATGACGACAACCGATGGTGCAATTCCCAATTACCTTGTCCAAAAATAGTCAACTGTCAATTTATCGATTCCGCAATGACGGTTTGTGAGTCGGTATGTGTCTTCTTCAAGATTTTATATCTTGCAATAACTCAAATGTAATCAGAGAATGCCAAATACTAAAAGAAGATACGAGTACGTTGAATTGATAGAGAAAAACCGCACACTTGGCAAAAAGAAAAGTTGTCGAGCTGGTGACGAGTTCAGCTTGGCAACTTACAGAGATTGGGTGGTTTTCAAATGTTCGTACTGCTTCTGTTTGTGCGACGAAGGTGCGAAATATTTCTCCGACAGGTACATCAACTTAAGAACTGTGATGGCGACTACGAGCGACAACAGGTGTTTATTGAACTGACAGATGAAGAAAATGCTAACGACATTTTTTAGAGTTGTGACAGGTGTGCGTTTCGTCAAACACAACCGCATCCTTCATTTGCAAGTTCAAGAAGGACGTCTTGTTGAAAATGGTGAAATAGATAGGTCCACAGTTAGATGGGTACCTGTTGAGAACTACAAAATAGTCGACAAACACATTTTCAACGGTCAAGATTACCACACCCTCTCTTGGGAGCAGAGAGGCTTCGAATTGCACGATGTTATGGTGGAAGAAGGATTTGTAGTAACAGGTGTTAAATTCAAAAGCATCGATTCCAGAATATATCTGGAAGTCCTAAAGACACCTTTCAATTTTACAAGTGGAAAATTGGAAACTGAAAGCTATTTCAAAGAAAATCCCAGAAGCCAGGCTAATCATACGTAAAGAAAATGTGTGGCTTATGTGAGTTTGTAAATGGTGGTCTTTCAGGTTCAGCAAAGAGTTGAAGTTGATTCACCCCGACGTTCCTACTACCAATGGGACCAATACGAACCGATCTACCAACAGATACGTCCAGTTCATAAACACCGATTATTATAAAGACGCGGGACAGACGACGGTACCATTTTTCGATGCTCAACCTGTGGAATCTGCAGAACCTGTTCCATTATCGGGGATAGGAATCTACCATAAGGGGAGAAGTGGATCCGGGGGTTTCATAGCGCCTAGAATTTTTACTTACAATTTTGCCACACATTTACAgccttttaaagaaaaaagatagtgtagaaataaattgttttaactGATACGCTATCAGTTGAAGATTTAGATAATATACCTAATATAAATGTATTTACTTTGTTATTGAatagattttatttataatttttaatttctattgaTAACTGTCTGTTACATTGTATGTTTTTAAACTTAAGCAATTTGATATACAAAACAAAGCAGGGACGTATTTACCTACTTACGGCTCTGCAGAGCCCGCCCTGCAGTCGAACCcaggaaataaaaattattgtcgAAATTGAGTTTACAGAAACTAAAAATTTGCACATCTTCAgtgcaatttaattttatccgattttagtAACCGACAATGGGCCCCAACCGTTGGAAGATACCTACTGATAggtattacaaatttaatcaGAAACAGTTTGGTGTTGCTTGAAATTACATATGTTGTTGTATCCGAAAGAAATCACACTGAAACATCTTCTTTTGGATTTTTAGATCTTAAATAACAACCGGGTGACTCTCACtcgggccaaccaacagatatagtaataaaaaaaaggggatgtgcaccagttgcgtagaacgatataggtacgccgaagcctgtttcacaatgaagcaggttcGTTGCCATTTGTCATTCAAATAGAGAAACaaaagtcttgaaaaaaaaactattttgtaatacaaatcgaaaaacgccaaagaaaacaaacaaacaaacataaacacgtggtcaaactcccgaagcgaggttaaaacgaatgagatgccggatgccgtcaagtaatttttgtggatgtacatcaggctttcaAAAATCTccgcacgttttgaataaaccaattggaagctgcaatttaaaatacgcgggcactagggggcgtaatgttaagttaatctgtttggCACGTAAAATTTCAAGCCACAGAAATCCCTAAAAATAGTGCCCTTCTAACTTTGTcgcactcacggcatttatcgataatgtcctctcttttaatttggagtctcaaaaatgaataatcaGTTGTCGCTACCTTAATTATCATCAAGAACCTTACCTTCTTACCTATCTCTCTACATCAGCGCTCTCTTCCAGGAAGTGGCTGATCGATAGTTTTGTTCCATGATGTGTAATATTTAAACAGAAATTTTCGTTAACAGAAAAGTAGCCAGATTACTAGTAATCTGgttgataattatttttcgcAATACAGCGCAAGCAAAATGTTAAATGCAAGTACATATGTAGGTATTTATTTTCCACGTGATATTATTCTTGTGCAATTTTCATCAAAAGTTcccagaaatattgaaaatttctcaatttGTTTAGATAAAAGTTTAATAACAACTTAtttgtacagtcgcgagcaattgATCGTCGACGTCGTATTGTATTTGTtgtgataaattaaaaatttttcatgcgTCATTCCGATATCAAAGTCAAGCTCCCCTTatcacattttaataaaaaattaaccaTTTCCGTTTTTTCATCGTTGAATAATACGTAATCTACAAGATCACAGTTGATTTTTCAGTCTTAAAACGTCAAAGTAACAGAACATGAACGGGATAATGGCAAGATCGGCAATCTTGGATAAaatattccattttttaaaaacaataaagcTAGCAGCCGCTGTAAATCGTACTGTTGGTtgctttctaattttgaaataaacctCTTGTGACTAAGcctgatttattattttcctagGAATGTAAGTGACACTATTAAGTTCCGTCGTCAAGGGTAACTCGTACACGAATGTTATCGGTCATCTACGGTCCTTATAGTCATGACTATAAGTCTACTTACGACACTGATAGCggaaaaaataagttttttcactactaatCTGAGAAGGCGTCATCATTTACTCCTGAACCGAACCCAGAaatagaatttctctcctactggttgataattttttaacccATGGTTAATAATCAACAACCGTCACCTAccaacgaaagattgtcgttcggttaacgtagacgattttcatagcaaccgtttaGAAATGACAACTCGGATCCGTCGCATCCGACGAAATAGTCTAGTagtgaataaaatagtatataaaccacggtagagaagtcccttatagccttcgcgcctcgggatctaatcttggcgctggctataatcatgaacttctccaccttggtgtataatatacctactattattttattcacttAAACGGGAATACCTGATTCCAACCATaagatttttacacacttggAAGTTTGCCTGCTACTACAGCTGactgtacaatcgcggccatccaaaactgaacgatagcttgcgaaaatttccgtatttttcgttagattcaatcaggctgtattcattggcgttcgtgcagcaggcgttactattttaataataaaaagttgtaataaataatgtttaataaaaatggggctgagaagtaattaatacattattaaggtgaaagtaaactttagtaaagaaacctttccaacacctattcgtattggcctctcaagcctattttcttgccaacgcctctttatattgaagatccaagtcttactgcaatgtaattctctctcCACAGcggccaacgaccaattttcttctagctttgcaatagccctagctgtctgaatcggagtgagatgtgccatttaaaaaaaatagtttcaataatttttttatcgctagcgtcaaactttgacattttaggacgcctatgatttaaagtaaaaatcaaactataaaaaaaaaacgttcacttttggatggccgcgatagtacattcGTTATCGTTTACGGCAGAAAATGATTTGATTGTTTATTTtcacgacaccgttattaaagttgccgtTAACTAAAGCcgtgattaaagtaaacataaaatgatataaatttatgcaattataacagatgaattcgtcaccaTGGTAATTAAAGtcttgattaaatttaataagggtgtcgtgatacggcctaAATTTATCTAATCGGATTTATATGACACCTAGTGCGGAAATTTAATCTTCTATTTAGATAAATACGAAATTGCCAAAATGGAGTTTACAAAATCGTCTGCTATCTTAAAAAGTGTGTCACATACGCTACAAAAACAAAGATAATTTTACCGAATGCACGATAACAGTGCTGATCAAAATAACCCACCGATCTTGAAATTATCACTGTGTGTAGATTAGAAAGTTACAGACAGAAGGTCTAGGCTGGGTCCTTTCATTCAGGGACAACGTttacacaaataaatattgtgtttatttttgttttagtttaTAATCTGTCCTGATTTAATTCCAGGATTAGGAAAAACTTTTACTGTACAAAAAAATCgcatttaatgagttcgtttGTAAATTGGCCCTTTTTTCTCACAAGTGGGCCATTAtcaaacgcgagtgaaacgagcgttttaaagggccacgagtgccaaaaaggctcaatttacacacgaacgagttgaatacaacgtttttttgttcgacgagctccttaataaaggcttcaaatcgcttaaaatctttaaaattagcttgacgtttcgttttgacaagttgtgacatttataaaaattgattcacacaggagaaaattctcaaattctgacagtgtcgaacaaaaaaattatttattaatcctAGTACCCATTCgagtaacaaaaaaatcagagAACATGGATTTTGAGGTGATCTATCCGGTAGCAAACTCATAAACTCCATTGGACAAAACCTGTAAAATTATACTCTACATTACGAGCATAAATAGTAAAAATGCACTGGATGTACGTTACGGCTTGCCGTTTTATTTgtagtttattttgttgttctaGTCAGTTCATCTACCGGTtactaatttttgtttatttatttgcatGTAATTGCGTTAAGAGAATAAACGTTGCATCACGATACgtttattgtttttctaaatattaACCAGTTACAGACACTTTTTAACGCAAGATCTGAAACCAgatattaacaataattgcCAGTCGTTTGTTTTGTAATAtcatttaatctaaaattacaCTACAGATAATCGAATATATCGATAATACAAATCAATAATCTTGCTCAGTTACGAAGTTCTACCGACTCAAAATGCGTCTTCACTGTTTTTTGACGATTTTCACAGTGACACCTCTATTAGTGACGTCTCTCTCCGTTTTAGAAGTCCTCGACAAAACTTCATCTGTTCTAGGATTACTAGAGACGGCCTGGGAATTAGTTAACAATGATTTGGGCATCATTGAATTATCAGATGGGAAAAGAGACAGAATGGTCTTTTCAAAAATCGACAACATCAACATGCAATTAGTCGACATGAACGAGAAAATAAACGAAATGGGTATGCGTTCACGAAATCCGTTTGTAAACATTCAAACTGTCTCTGTATTTTCAAGGAAGTAATATTAATATCCTCCTGCGGATGGTAGCCAATCTTCCGGAACAAATTAAGTTGCAGTTTAATCTGAACGATTTAAATAACAAGCGCAGATTTATAGATGCCTATTACAAACGAATGGAAACTTTGGTCATGGACATCGAAAAGTTCGAAAATTCGACTCTGATTAAGTTCGGCAATGCCGTCGTCTCCGACCTTCCTAATTCTGTGCTGCTTATGATAGAAACGGTGTACCAACAAGTGACCGAACCGAATTTTCTCAAGACGCTTTTCAAGCATTCAAGGGTGAGTCTttcgtaatatttttttgcaaaatttgaaCGAAATGTTTGCTTTGACGCAGCCGACAAATCAACTGTTCTTCTGTAAGGACCGCCAGTCTGCCCAACGGTCATTCTATCATTTCTTCAGCGACATTCTTTTGATGAATACCAAAAGTCATGTCTTGATCCAAGTAGCTTACATGATCAAAAAGTTGTTCGGTGAAGGTATATCTACATCAAAAAATAGTTCCacgtaaaaa comes from the Tenebrio molitor chromosome 9, icTenMoli1.1, whole genome shotgun sequence genome and includes:
- the LOC138137730 gene encoding uncharacterized protein isoform X3, whose product is MIHSIRSVGDKFITIQTMSKTFSKKTNLVETLNKISSNQNHIDKLYNELEKYITDFEHNITTNVKFTNNILSPKFNSVAQSMEAIHNFAIAPDFLESLLKHAEPGNRRFFCKNHQSSQQVLNNFLSEVILTSTKGHILVQAAYIMKRLYSEGNIVKEAEAATGMFKRRTNNMITTIKSFMAKASREMWRCTPDRHIPGDTYTEITNFFHGYIENSETQRCYSDSDQKVSFCCKTWSTEPICSKLMKCELIHNEMDVCLSSIVKNRRRYEYVEFKNGPVFGRNNDNCTHRKTHLESFPICPYHFCVCVEDPRFFSDRYINLLMYKTDMSDNRVVTGVRFVKHNRIIHLQVQEGQLLPKGQIDPDTIRWIPPENYSISDAGLTVNTYFQVSLENRSLDLRDVMADEGFVITGVGFRNEGRLKLEIQTTPFNFTTGELTNPENLSVTKMIQRTHLEIKFRNFGRELKLDKPDIPTRCATSAEYRTSNTFIKFTHTGNENDAAQTTVPFFDTQPVVPAVPLPLSAIGIYHKGGRGCGGFVAPRIFTSDFTKYLKAPFPLGG
- the LOC138137730 gene encoding uncharacterized protein isoform X1 gives rise to the protein MLKRPQIVECVKTILIIYCFTCRRSGAINLNTEEVKPPYVDAFKMTQLVQKFSDSLSEVWSLIKSDKISNTDKEETLLLRIKNFNMQITNINDTFNKIGDKFITIQTMSKTFSKKTNLVETLNKISSNQNHIDKLYNELEKYITDFEHNITTNVKFTNNILSPKFNSVAQSMEAIHNFAIAPDFLESLLKHAEPGNRRFFCKNHQSSQQVLNNFLSEVILTSTKGHILVQAAYIMKRLYSEGNIVKEAEAATGMFKRRTNNMITTIKSFMAKASREMWRCTPDRHIPGDTYTEITNFFHGYIENSETQRCYSDSDQKVSFCCKTWSTEPICSKLMKCELIHNEMDVCLSSIVKNRRRYEYVEFKNGPVFGRNNDNCTHRKTHLESFPICPYHFCVCVEDPRFFSDRYINLLMYKTDMSDNRVVTGVRFVKHNRIIHLQVQEGQLLPKGQIDPDTIRWIPPENYSISDAGLTVNTYFQVSLENRSLDLRDVMADEGFVITGVGFRNEGRLKLEIQTTPFNFTTGELTNPENLSVTKMIQRTHLEIKFRNFGRELKLDKPDIPTRCATSAEYRTSNTFIKFTHTGNENDAAQTTVPFFDTQPVVPAVPLPLSAIGIYHKGGRGCGGFVAPRIFTSDFTKYLKAPFPLGG
- the LOC138137730 gene encoding uncharacterized protein isoform X2 → MLKRPQIVECVKTILIIYCFTCRRSGAINLNTEVKPPYVDAFKMTQLVQKFSDSLSEVWSLIKSDKISNTDKEETLLLRIKNFNMQITNINDTFNKIGDKFITIQTMSKTFSKKTNLVETLNKISSNQNHIDKLYNELEKYITDFEHNITTNVKFTNNILSPKFNSVAQSMEAIHNFAIAPDFLESLLKHAEPGNRRFFCKNHQSSQQVLNNFLSEVILTSTKGHILVQAAYIMKRLYSEGNIVKEAEAATGMFKRRTNNMITTIKSFMAKASREMWRCTPDRHIPGDTYTEITNFFHGYIENSETQRCYSDSDQKVSFCCKTWSTEPICSKLMKCELIHNEMDVCLSSIVKNRRRYEYVEFKNGPVFGRNNDNCTHRKTHLESFPICPYHFCVCVEDPRFFSDRYINLLMYKTDMSDNRVVTGVRFVKHNRIIHLQVQEGQLLPKGQIDPDTIRWIPPENYSISDAGLTVNTYFQVSLENRSLDLRDVMADEGFVITGVGFRNEGRLKLEIQTTPFNFTTGELTNPENLSVTKMIQRTHLEIKFRNFGRELKLDKPDIPTRCATSAEYRTSNTFIKFTHTGNENDAAQTTVPFFDTQPVVPAVPLPLSAIGIYHKGGRGCGGFVAPRIFTSDFTKYLKAPFPLGG
- the LOC138137730 gene encoding uncharacterized protein isoform X4; this translates as MSKTFSKKTNLVETLNKISSNQNHIDKLYNELEKYITDFEHNITTNVKFTNNILSPKFNSVAQSMEAIHNFAIAPDFLESLLKHAEPGNRRFFCKNHQSSQQVLNNFLSEVILTSTKGHILVQAAYIMKRLYSEGNIVKEAEAATGMFKRRTNNMITTIKSFMAKASREMWRCTPDRHIPGDTYTEITNFFHGYIENSETQRCYSDSDQKVSFCCKTWSTEPICSKLMKCELIHNEMDVCLSSIVKNRRRYEYVEFKNGPVFGRNNDNCTHRKTHLESFPICPYHFCVCVEDPRFFSDRYINLLMYKTDMSDNRVVTGVRFVKHNRIIHLQVQEGQLLPKGQIDPDTIRWIPPENYSISDAGLTVNTYFQVSLENRSLDLRDVMADEGFVITGVGFRNEGRLKLEIQTTPFNFTTGELTNPENLSVTKMIQRTHLEIKFRNFGRELKLDKPDIPTRCATSAEYRTSNTFIKFTHTGNENDAAQTTVPFFDTQPVVPAVPLPLSAIGIYHKGGRGCGGFVAPRIFTSDFTKYLKAPFPLGG
- the LOC138137728 gene encoding uncharacterized protein isoform X1 — translated: MRLYFLLVISTVTPLLVTPLSILEVLDKTSSVLKLLESAWEFVNNDLGIVEISDRKRERMIFSKIDNINMQLVDMNAKINGQGMTSRNLFVTIQTVTNFQDDGINMLLRKKTYIPEELEVQLELNDLRIKHLFIENYYQRMEKYVIDLEDYKNSTLIDFIDGVVSNYPNSAISLVEAVNRQVTESKFLRMLLTQFNLTNSDYPCKERRSAQQAFYNFFGEILLINTKSHVLIEVAYIIKHLYGQGNFTKRISDDNKQFRANMNNIITTTRPYMMQASLELWRCDPKEHIPDETYIEFTNFLHGYILNKANLDGRGQCHEECNIFSYIRNTEVNVKCNDDNRWCNSQLPCPKIVNCQFIDSAMTVCESRMPNTKRRYEYVELIEKNRTLGKKKSCRAGDEFSLATYRDWVVFKCSYCFCLCDEGAKYFSDRYINLRTVMATTSDNRVVTGVRFVKHNRILHLQVQEGRLVENGEIDRSTVRWVPVENYKIVDKHIFNGQDYHTLSWEQRGFELHDVMVEEGFVVTGVKFKSIDSRIYLEVLKTPFNFTSGKLETESYFKENPRSQANHTFSKELKLIHPDVPTTNGTNTNRSTNRYVQFINTDYYKDAGQTTVPFFDAQPVESAEPVPLSGIGIYHKGRSGSGGFIAPRIFTYNFATHLQPFKEKR
- the LOC138137728 gene encoding uncharacterized protein isoform X2, which encodes MRLYFLLVISTVTPLLVTPLSILEVLDKTSSVLKLLESAWEFVNNDLGIVEISDRKRERMIFSKIDNINMQLVDMNAKINGQDDGINMLLRKKTYIPEELEVQLELNDLRIKHLFIENYYQRMEKYVIDLEDYKNSTLIDFIDGVVSNYPNSAISLVEAVNRQVTESKFLRMLLTQFNLTNSDYPCKERRSAQQAFYNFFGEILLINTKSHVLIEVAYIIKHLYGQGNFTKRISDDNKQFRANMNNIITTTRPYMMQASLELWRCDPKEHIPDETYIEFTNFLHGYILNKANLDGRGQCHEECNIFSYIRNTEVNVKCNDDNRWCNSQLPCPKIVNCQFIDSAMTVCESRMPNTKRRYEYVELIEKNRTLGKKKSCRAGDEFSLATYRDWVVFKCSYCFCLCDEGAKYFSDRYINLRTVMATTSDNRVVTGVRFVKHNRILHLQVQEGRLVENGEIDRSTVRWVPVENYKIVDKHIFNGQDYHTLSWEQRGFELHDVMVEEGFVVTGVKFKSIDSRIYLEVLKTPFNFTSGKLETESYFKENPRSQANHTFSKELKLIHPDVPTTNGTNTNRSTNRYVQFINTDYYKDAGQTTVPFFDAQPVESAEPVPLSGIGIYHKGRSGSGGFIAPRIFTYNFATHLQPFKEKR